Sequence from the Amaranthus tricolor cultivar Red isolate AtriRed21 chromosome 1, ASM2621246v1, whole genome shotgun sequence genome:
CTGTACCACCTATTGTTGAAGATGGTCGATACGGCCTCTTCCAAAGGCTCGGTCTTGGTAGACTTGAAACATCTGTATTTAATGGATACACTCAGATGGTTTATGTTCAAATTTCCGAACCTGAATCTTAGTATTGTCAGAGATATATAGGCAGTAAACATCGTTTGTAGTCGATCTTCAGCATCGATATTTCCTTTTTTTACCTCAAGTGTTCCTCAACGTTCGAGTTTTGTAATCATAGCTCATAATTTTCCTTTCCCTAACCTACATAATTATTGAGTTAGTCTAATTGATTTCTTTTGTTGATTGTTATGATGTTTATTATAAGCTTTCTATCTTTTACTTTTTGACTTTCTTTGGTTAGGCAATATTTGCTGGACACTGTGTCTTCTGAATGTCTACTTGTTCATCTTGAATGCTATCTGTAGGTACCACTTGATTTTTTCTCCACTTTTTTAGATTTTGCAAGATTTTAGTCGGTATGCAGTAATTAATACTTCATTACAATGGAGAATCATGGGTTGGGTTGGTAGATCTAGTAGTTCGGGTTTGATTCTCATCACCTATAGGAAGGATTAATTTTACATCTTCCTTACAGAATTCTCTCgggataaaaaataattacgacGAAACAAATAGAGGGTATCCAATCTTATCGCGCATTCACTTTTTTGGTGCTAGTCCTCGAAGTTTAACCCGGGGTATGGATATGATCAGACCTCGACTAGTAATGACCATGACATTCATACTTAAGAATTTATTCTTTGGGTgccttttttttccattttcaatGTAAAAAACTCAAGATAGTAGTAATCTATGCACACTCAAACTGATATTTAATATAAAACCTTGAAATATGTCTacaataatgtattttttttctagtaCACACCATTCTTAGAGACATCAAATCTAGATAAAGACCAAAACACTCCTAAACTCAAAACCTCATGAAGGCTCCTTGTGTTCCACTAGATGCCTCCTTGCTTTAATACCTTTGATGCTGTCTTCGCTTTTCTCAGGCTTCAGTCTTTAACTTTTCAGCTGCATTTGGAGCTTTCAACAAGAATATAAggttaatttgaagaatattttTCATTGAGCAAAAACTTATTTCATTATTCTTACAATTGTTATACCTAGTCCGATAGCTTCTGATCCTTTCATGATCCGAAGTTTCCTGCAGTTCTCCGTGAACATCCTGTTACACCAAAACAGTTCACAAAAACCATCATCACAAACCGTAACTTCGTGATTCAAGCATTCAACTaagtgtcaaggaaccaactcaaccaaaagcttaaactgacgGTTGAAGCTCTGACCCTATGTCATATATCTATCATGCCCCCACACACGAGAGTCTTGTGGGATAGAATTGTGGATGCAAGATGTTAAAATGATGGTGGACGAGATTTGATGGTTGAAGctctaagatatgttatatactctctCAGCAAGGTTAGAAAAACCCGTCAATAGCTATTTCCTAATCATGATTGATAAAAAGATAACAAGGATTGTTAGAACATAATTTCTCCAGGTTGTGAACATTATTAAGGTGGGGTTAGATATGTCAAGATGACTTGAAATTGTCAAGAATCACAAGCTTGAGACCATTTAGTCCATAGATTTGGAAGTGATATTATTCCCTCAACTTTTGAAGGTACACTTTCAACCCACTAAAGAGGGAAAAAAAGAGCTGGGGAATAAGTGGAAAACATCATCAAATTGAACAGATCAGATTAGCAATTTGATGCCATCAGACATGTCAACTGTCAAATGTCAATTTTCTCTAATGGTTTGATACCTTTTGTAAAGGTAGTAAGTATTAGCAACTGAACAATTTACAAAAACATAAGTAGATATATACAATGATATACTAATATAGATGTTTTAATACCCTCTTAGCTTTTACAAAGAAATGTTGCATACATTCGGCCCCCCAAACTATGCCCAGGTCGGAACCAATAAACTACACTGGGTAATGTATATATCTGAAACAGTGTAACATGATCGTTAGCTAATTCGGTTTTTGATTTCGCGATTTGCTTAAGTTGCACAAGAATAGctcaaaaccgaccataattagCTTTTTTCAATTCGCAATTCGCaaagagattagtgaatcatgtgacactgatcTGAAAACCAGACAATCAAGCAGAAATTTGTGACCCCTGAGGCCCAAAACCTTTGAATAAAGGCATTTTCTTCGGTGTAAGTCTAAAATGAACAGAGCTGAAGGCAAAACCATGAACACTTACCTCCAAGGGACATCACCAACTAGCATCCAATCACCATCCTTGTCTTCGTATGTCAGAACATACTCGGCATTTTGGAGATCTGTTGATTGACTCTCGCTCAATCCATCTTGCTTTCCCTGGCCTTTGGAACCATACTGACCTGAACAATAGTCATCACCAAATTGGTCAGCTTCAAGTTGACTCAGACAATGTCAAAAAGTTAATGCATGATGTGGAAGCTCGTTATTTCATATCATCGTCGACTCTTCTTGAGATATGAACGCTTTCAAGCTCCACATATTCACCAGAATATCGCAAAACTACGCATGCGTGCACTTGACAGTTGACAGACAACATGAGGTTCGCATCCCATGGGGACTAGCAATTACTGATGCTCAGATTTGAACCGAGATTTATGGTAATAGTTGCCACTATATTCACTTTGTTTTGCAGCAAACTCGTGTACTCTTGGTATATTCATGTGAACTATCATCACCATTAGTATGTGCATTAAGGCTCATTTGGTAGACAGTAATGAACGAAAGTAAAGCTTATGATTTTAAACGACAGCCTCCAGGCAATGGTCATGGACTTAAGGTGTTCCTTCTCCATCTACCcctatttgttttttataaaattccTTTACTATACAACAGCATCTACAAAGTCAGCGACTCTTGAGGACAGTTGATAAAAAGAAACGGAAGACAGTAGAAACATACTTTACTACTACATTACCACAGTCTGCGAAATTTATATGTAATCACCtaggactcgggtactgatgtcggATGCTGGATACTGGTATGTGTCCAAGTgttggatacgtctaaatattcaacttTACGCCTAAGATGAAGTatctaagtgtcataccaatgtccgagcatcaaggatcggacacagGTACGTGAAGCGAAATgcagagtccgagtaacataggacTTATCACCTACTAAACATTCAGTTGGTGCAATTCAGACTATTCTTTGTTACTTGTTTTTACAATTTCTTTTGGGTTTACAATTTCTCTTCAAGATAAAATTACAGGAAAGTCACTGCCCTTTCAGGCTATGGTGGTCGAAAATCGCAATGTTTATCAGTCCCGATGAGGCAATTATCGCAATCTAGATGACCAAACCAAAACCAATGAGACAAGTCACCTGATATAAAGCAGCTGAACATCTTCTCCAGCGCAGAAGACAGTTCCATATAATTCCTATAGGTTTGGAGGTCAACCTTCCTCAAGTATGGAGCACCATCCATACTAACCTTGACATATAGGCATGAAGCTGTTGATTTCTCCTCCGTCTGCTCATTGTTCTTCACAGAAGTAGAAGCCAGAGTATTCTTACGAAAAGATCGAATTGGTGGCCATCCCACAACCTGTGCTCTGTTGCAAACAATGTTTCAGTACTCCACAAGCCCACATACACATAAAAAAAAGCACCAAAAGTGAAAGAATCAGAAAGAATAGCTTTCTATTTCTACATAATGCATTGaattcaatatttttagtttgttgtGATATCCTcaaattttctcaaattttgCATTACATGGACTCCAGTTTACAGGATTACCTATTTTTCAGGCCTAGGTTGAAATATTGTGTTTGTATAACATAATTCGCCAGTTAATTCGgcttttgaattcgcgattcgctcaaaatgatcctaaaatagcccaaaaccaacCATAATTCACTTATTTGATTCGACATTCGCAagaagattagtgaatcatgtgacaaaCTTCTCACCCAAAATTGATGTGGTTAAGTATGCATGCCAATATAAAAGGCCATGCAGCATAGATCTTACCTGTTGTTGGATACTTCGAAGTCCAAGCAAACAGACAAGTTCAAAAGCAACATGGATCCTTCTACTTTTAGGGTCTAAGGATGCAGAACACTAAATGTATAACAATTGGTTCAATGGAGAAAACTATGTAAAAACTAATGGATCATCCATCAAAACAAGAACAGTAGAACATCACATTTCAGTTAACAATACACTAAAAATTGTGAAGAAAGCAGGCAACAAGCATACAACAACAAATGCCAAAGTCTTAATCCCGAAAAAATTGGGATCTGCCATATGAACCAATAGATCAATTTTACTATTCGTTTCGgtccaatgtgttattttgatcatttatatattgaactatgcacatctaaaaattacaaACTTTATGCAATTAGACAATTCAAGCAATATcccccacttgactatattctTCCTTACCCATTCCCTTACCCATtcgccgcaatatataaaataaaaataagcttaaacgatTCATAGTGTCAAACATCGTTATGTAGATGGTATTTCAcaacagaggaagtataataAGCCTATGCAAAAGAACTCAATTCATTTAAGAACTTAAATAAAACATAGAGAATACTCACTTAGCTGCATGGTCATTACCATGTTCATTAGAAGCAGATTCTTGTTTCTGCTTTTCTTGAACAGGTTTAGGAATAGTAGGGACAGTCAATTCTTTCCGGTGAACCGATTTCTGAGAACTGTTATTCCCCACACTAGTAAAATTCTTACCACCTTGCCCACCCCTAGGAGAGTACAAACCACCATCTATACTCAAATTAGTGTCAGAATCTCCATTAATGGAGAAAACCCATTTCTCACAACCATCAATAGCAACAGAAAAACCCCTTTTTGCACCAGAAGAAGTGTTCTTTAGTGATCCACTTGAATACCCATTTTGGGTTTTTCCATCAAAATCCTTACCAAAAATAGTAACCCCATAACTAGGTTTCCTTTCTGGTGACTCAGAACCTGGTAACCCAAGACTCAACTCAGTCTTCAAGCCATTTTTAGATGATTTTGGCTTAGAAGAAAGGATGGAAACAGAGTTTTCCATTGAAGAAACCTCTGAAAACCCAATGTAATCATGCTCTAATGGTCTAGACATTAAACTCTTAAACACACTTTCAATACTAACACAAAAAACCCAATACAGAAAACCTTTAAACAAGTGGAAATTGGTAGAAAATAGagtaaagaagaaagaaaaagagcaGAAAGTTGAAAACTTGATATGCACTTATTAAAGAATAGGATTTGATGCAGAAAAGAACCTTCCTTGGCTTTTCTGTAGCTCTTTGCCCCCTGAACAAAGTTATTATAATGATGATAAGTAAAATTAAAAGCCAAAATTCTTtgcaaaaaaagttaaataaaaggaaaaatgattaaaaaatagaaaatgtgaGAAAAGGGGAAGAGCCTGAACAGCAAATGTAGGTTCGTAATGATTTAGCATATTCTTTTGCATTGTTTATATAGCTGGGTTTTGGACCATTGcgttttttaaattctttgtcTAACCTTTTAATGAGTATTTAGCAGACAATTAAAACCGACAAGTTACAGCAGAAATTCCGGCATTAAAACCTTTTTATCCGTATTTTGGTTCGTGTTTTTTTGatcttattattactattttagtATTCTCTCGAAATAgtaagtaaataataataaattatttttattttatattttataggaTGGGATTTTTAGGATTTTAAtatatctttttatattttgtttattttattggtatttattttgtatttttagtaatttataaatttcggtaattatttgaaattttaaaattatactaCTTTTATCTCTTTAAATTTGCAACTCAAAAAATTCTTACATATTtatcttattaatttttgttcatTTGGAAACTATCACACAATTAGTTTAATCATTCGTACTAAGGTGTAGTTTAGTTGATAAAGGCATTAAATTTCAAAGagaatttttaagtttaaggaAGTTAATTTCTTTATGAATTCATaggaattgatttttttatatggttgaacataaaaaataaaaaaaaaattacaattgatttaaaaattaagatttgTTTAACTCTGGGGATTACTCAAATCAAACTTTTTGTGGGAATTTGAACTCATAAGAAATTTTTACTTCATGCGCCTTATATATTTGCTCAATATATGCCAACCaaactttttaaaaagtatttaatatGAATTATAAATTCCTTTACTAGCTAGGGAATCAAGAGGCAACCaaaaactaatattttattaatcaaaTGTCGTTAAATAACTCTCATTTGAAAGTGTGGTTTGAGAAGATTGAATTACTCAATTTTACTCTTTTTAATGATAAAATCAACAAAGA
This genomic interval carries:
- the LOC130819305 gene encoding auxin-responsive protein IAA27-like; translated protein: MSRPLEHDYIGFSEVSSMENSVSILSSKPKSSKNGLKTELSLGLPGSESPERKPSYGVTIFGKDFDGKTQNGYSSGSLKNTSSGAKRGFSVAIDGCEKWVFSINGDSDTNLSIDGGLYSPRGGQGGKNFTSVGNNSSQKSVHRKELTVPTIPKPVQEKQKQESASNEHGNDHAAKAQVVGWPPIRSFRKNTLASTSVKNNEQTEEKSTASCLYVKVSMDGAPYLRKVDLQTYRNYMELSSALEKMFSCFISGQYGSKGQGKQDGLSESQSTDLQNAEYVLTYEDKDGDWMLVGDVPWRMFTENCRKLRIMKGSEAIGLAPNAAEKLKTEA